A DNA window from Amycolatopsis sp. DSM 110486 contains the following coding sequences:
- the araD gene encoding L-arabinonate dehydratase — protein sequence MKTPEDLRSHRWFGGDELRNFSHRARARQLGYDPGEHLGKPVIAVLNTWSDINPCHMHLRERAEQVKRGVWQAGGFPLEFPVATLSETYQKPTPMLYRNLLAMETEEILRSYPVDGAVLMGGCDKTTPALLMGAASAGLPAIFVPAGPMLRGHWRNEVLGSGTDMWKYWDERRAGTIGDEELSELERGLARSPGHCMTMGTASTMTSAAEVLGVTLPGAASIPAVDSAHHRMAAASGARIVDMVWEDLTITKVLDERAYADAITTVLALGGSTNAVIHLIAMAGRSGLSLSLADFDEIARRVPVLANIRPGGAWLMEDFYYAGGLPGLLSRLTDLLHTERLTVSGHTLAETLTTAQVHNDDVIRPRDNPLAAEGGVAVLHGNLAPSGAVIKHIAATPELLTHTGPAVVFDDYADLKKRINDPSLRITADSVLVLRGSGPLGGPGMPEYGMLPIPDHLLAQGVRDMVRISDARMSGTSYGACVLHVAPESHIGGPLALVRDGDLITLDVPARVLRLEVPDDELARRRADWLEPAPRFERGYGALYAEHITQADEGCDFDFLARAGANPEPDAR from the coding sequence ATGAAAACACCGGAGGACCTGCGCAGCCACCGCTGGTTCGGTGGCGACGAACTGCGCAACTTCAGCCACCGCGCCCGGGCCCGCCAGCTCGGTTACGACCCCGGCGAACACCTGGGCAAACCGGTGATCGCCGTGCTCAACACGTGGAGCGACATCAACCCGTGCCACATGCACCTGCGAGAGCGCGCCGAGCAGGTGAAGCGCGGCGTCTGGCAGGCCGGTGGGTTCCCGCTGGAGTTCCCGGTGGCGACGCTGTCGGAGACGTACCAGAAGCCCACGCCCATGCTGTACCGCAACCTGCTGGCGATGGAGACCGAGGAGATCCTGCGCTCCTACCCCGTCGACGGCGCGGTGCTGATGGGCGGCTGCGACAAGACCACGCCCGCGTTGCTGATGGGCGCGGCGAGCGCCGGGCTGCCGGCGATCTTCGTGCCCGCCGGGCCGATGCTGCGGGGCCATTGGCGCAACGAGGTGCTGGGCAGCGGCACGGACATGTGGAAGTACTGGGACGAGCGCCGCGCCGGCACGATCGGCGACGAGGAGCTGTCCGAGCTCGAACGCGGCCTGGCCCGCTCCCCCGGCCACTGCATGACGATGGGCACGGCGTCGACCATGACGTCGGCCGCGGAGGTCCTCGGCGTGACGCTGCCGGGCGCTGCGTCGATCCCGGCCGTGGACTCGGCGCACCACCGGATGGCCGCGGCGAGCGGCGCGCGGATCGTGGACATGGTGTGGGAGGACCTCACGATCACCAAGGTCCTCGACGAGCGCGCGTACGCCGACGCCATCACCACCGTGCTCGCGCTCGGCGGCTCGACCAACGCCGTGATCCACCTGATCGCGATGGCCGGGCGCAGCGGCCTGTCGCTGAGCCTGGCCGATTTCGACGAGATCGCGCGCCGCGTGCCCGTGCTCGCCAACATCCGCCCGGGCGGCGCGTGGCTGATGGAGGACTTCTACTACGCGGGCGGCCTGCCCGGGCTACTGTCGCGCCTGACGGACCTGCTGCACACCGAGCGGCTGACCGTCTCCGGCCACACCCTGGCCGAGACGCTCACGACCGCGCAGGTGCACAACGACGACGTGATCCGCCCACGCGACAACCCGCTGGCGGCCGAAGGCGGCGTCGCCGTGCTGCACGGCAACCTGGCGCCCTCGGGCGCGGTGATCAAGCACATCGCCGCGACGCCGGAGCTGCTCACCCACACCGGGCCCGCCGTCGTGTTCGACGACTACGCCGACCTCAAGAAGCGCATCAACGACCCGTCGCTCCGCATCACGGCCGACTCCGTGCTGGTGCTGCGCGGCTCCGGCCCGCTCGGCGGCCCGGGCATGCCCGAGTACGGCATGCTGCCGATCCCCGACCACCTGCTCGCGCAGGGCGTGCGGGACATGGTGCGCATCTCCGACGCGCGCATGAGCGGCACGTCGTACGGCGCGTGCGTGCTGCACGTCGCCCCGGAATCGCACATCGGCGGCCCGCTCGCCCTGGTCCGCGACGGCGACCTGATCACGCTCGACGTGCCCGCCCGCGTGTTGCGGCTGGAGGTGCCCGACGACGAGCTGGCGCGCCGGCGGGCGGACTGGCTCGAGCCTGCGCCGCGCTTCGAACGCGGTTACGGTGCCCTGTACGCCGAGCACATCACCCAGGCCGACGAGGGCTGCGACTTCGACTTCCTCGCGCGCGCCGGCGCCAACCCCGAACCCGACGCTCGCTGA